Sequence from the Paralichthys olivaceus isolate ysfri-2021 chromosome 1, ASM2471397v2, whole genome shotgun sequence genome:
TGTTGTCTATTTTATTCTCTCAGAACTCTTGGCATTCCACTAGAAAAAGACGTTTTTATGAAAGGGAAGGCGGAATTgtcgcctttttttttttcccaccttaTAAATCTGAATCTCTGGAGAGAATGTTAAGTAAAGCAGTGTAAACCAAGATAGTGatatttaaagaagaaaaagtagATAACGGTGTGCACATTTTAATACCAAACAAGTGTTTAGCCGCTGTACAAAGAGTATGTgcatataaattatatatatttttaaaaataatcaaatgaatgCATCTGTTTTCTACATGCAGCTGACATATTGTACATGGAGATCCTGTAATTACCGTTGTGTTTCCAGAGTTTTGAATGCGTCTCTTAACAGGTGTCGAGTTTTGAGGTTTTTGAGTTTTGATTCAACACTCGCTCTCAGCCTCTCCCTGTTCTGTATCATAACCACTCTTGTATTCTCcatcatctccctccctctatcgCTGTCGACCCAACTAGTGCCAAACTTTACCTACATGCAGTAGTGTCCTGGGCTGTGATTCACTAATTTGGCAAAAGTTGCTCTCCGGGCTCCGGTGCCGTTCACACAAGAGACCTTGAGTCAAATGGTCCACTGGGTTTAAAGGGACAGTGGCAGGAGTCGGAGTTGGACTCAGGTCAGAGCTGTACACATTCAGTTTGTTCAGATGGACCCTTGCTGGATCATAAAGCCTGGGTAGCCACCGACCCGACATGTTTCAGGCTCATTAAGTTGTAAAATTCTGTTGGCTTCTCACTGTGCAGTCTGTCAAACCACGGTGTCCTCTAATGATTGTGCCATAAATACATCTATGAATGGTTGTTTCCCTTATGTAGCATCGATATATGTAAGTTTGTCTAATGTAACCATTCACCCTTTATCTACATTGTGGGGGCAACtgatttttgttgttatttatagCTGTCATAAAACACCATCCCTAAAGTATCAGCAGCTCTCATTGGTTTTTTTgattggtctgtgtgtgtgtgtgctttatttaacaccactttgtgtttttcctccattcCACTCGAagtaaacagaagaagaaatacacctacacacacacaggaggtgtCAATTGTCAGCTTATTAGACGTCCGCTCAGAGTCGTGTGACGTCTCCCTCATGTTGCTGTGCTGCCGACACTTtacagctgctgtttttttatcaacaagATCAAATCTTTATGTGTAATTTGAAAAAGTCCGCACCTtcccttcagcagcagcagacggcGTTTTGGAGTCTTTGAGcactttgttttggttttatgcaTAGACctcaaaactgaagccaaagtgtctcaatcgccgcctggtggctggctgcggtacaggtcataaatcctgcctcttCCGTATTAGTGGATAAAACATGGGTCAAGTAACTGTCAAACTGAATTTTCTCatatggtttctgttatttcaggtagttcttatcagTTTGTATATCCACCATtatctttggttttaattagttatttaattcTATAAAAACAGGATGAGACATCATGAATGgcggctgagactgactcgtggtGGGTTGAGAACATGTGTCGGTGGAACTTGCTCACTGCTGCGCACACTGTAGCTCCAAACGCTGTCATCGGTGAGAGATGGCAGCTTTTGTATCAGGGACATTTCTGGAtattgggaggaagtggagacatgttcaTCTTTATAAGCAGTTGATGGTTTTATGGTTTTGTTCAGTCTAAATGCTCCCATCAATAGAATCCTGCCTTTTAGAAAGAAATCTAAAAATCAACAGAAtagtttttgttcatttcagagtttTACCAATTTAGCTGTAGCTAAAAAAAAAGACGTATGTTCTCAGTATCTTAACAAAGACTTTATAAAttgacacaaaaaataaacaccagcattacaaaaaaagacaaacaaaagttaacctaaacacacaaatgcagtaCTTTGTTAGTACTGTTAAGCACCATTTAGCAGAAATCAGTATTGCATTGTCAGTTTCTAGAAATCCTCCAGGGTTGCATTTGTTGCATTTCTAAGAGAAAGAGTTTCCACCGTGTGCTCTCCCTGGAGACGGGGTCAGAGTCAGTCCAGGTGACGTAAATCTTGGCCTGTGTCCAGCTCCAGTACAGTGTCCAGAACTTTCCTGGAAAGTGTGTTCGTCCTGTTTCGCCCCACACGTACGAATTTGTGGTGTCATCTGTCTGACCTGACGCTGTCCCAAGAAGGCAGGGCTTTGAACCACAGTGGGTGTACTTACTGTCAATCATTGACATGCACCAAACCCCTCGCGGCTGCACCCAGGTTCATAGACATCTCTTTTTCCCAGCTCTGAATCGATAGCACACTTGTGTTAATCGGATGTCCTCTCAGCACAGTCTCATCACCTCCCCTGCTGCTGCAAAGGCATTGTGCAAACATGCATTCTGCTCAGTAAGAGAATTTAACAGTACCTGAATAGACTGGATCACGTGCTCAGCTGAAGAGCCACCTTGGTCGCTTTGGAAAGATGCACCAGATCTGGATATTAAACTCCAGCAATGCAGTATAATGCACCCGTATCATGTGGTTGCATTGCTGTGCAAAATAGTAAACGTTTGTCATGAACAGCCTAACCAGCTGTTATGGATGCCTGCTTGCCTACTTGTAGTAAGGAGTGTCTCCAGAGGACGGGACTCTCTGTTGTCGGCGGACGGCACAGATGGAGTAGGGTTTGGGCTGTAAGGTCATGCCCAGTTTGGGAGTGAGGGTGGGGACGGTTCCTGGAGGGAACTGGAGGTGAAACCTCTGCAGCAAAGTGGTGAAAAAAAGGAACATCTCCATCCGGGCCAGTTGTTCACCTAAGCAATGACGCCtccctgaaaaaaaagagagaaggactTTTATATAGACCCGtaaaaaaatgcacagtcacacaatATCAGGCTCATTTGGATTGTGGGTAATTTCATCGGCCAAGAaggtaatgttttcatctgcgtttgtttgtcagcagaattacACCAAAACTAttgaactgatttccattaaagagaacatttaacattttcatttaatccTCAGAATAATTTGTGCATCGTGAGGGAAAAAAGGAGGTTTGATATTCATGTGTTTGCAATtcagtgcagatccaaataaaaatcaggatctgAATGTTGTATCATTCTAGTTGAAGAAAGTGGGTTCTAGGAAGGAAATCTTCTTCATGCTCTATATCAATGTGCTGTGACAAATCTAAATGgtaacaggaaacacacaagaaCTTAtctgacatttacatttatgcTACGTGGAAAAAAGTtttacagaagaaaagaaatagcCCTTTTTAAAACTACTCCTTTTCCCTCTTACTGCAGTGTTGGTAGTAGAGTTTTGTAAGTATGATACTGGTACTGTACATCACTTCACACTATGTtgagttttgtttctgttgttggcCTGACAACATCCATTTCAGAGGTGACTGCAGGCCGAGGCCACACTGTATGAACTAATAGTAATCAAGGAAATGTTCTAAACTATAAAATATGACttatgaaaacagtttgtggGCAACTCAACTAACTCTGGTCACTGTCTTGTTAAAAGCTGCAGCTCATAAACAGATCAGGAGTTTAGCATTTTTAGAGAAACATAAAGAGACTAACCCAAGGAGAAGGGAAGGAAGGCCTCACGCTTCACAAAGTTGCCGTTGCTGTCCAGAAACCTCTGCGGTAAGAAAACGCCGGGGTCGTTCCAGTACTTCTCATCAAAGTGCACCGAGTAGAGGTTCGTTATCACCATGGTGCCTTTAGGAATCGAGTACCCTTTGACTTTTGCATCCTGGGAGGTGGCACGGAAAATACCAAGCGGCACGATGTTGCAGAAGCGAAGGACCTCGTGCAGAACGGCCTCCACGAAGGGCATCCTATGCTTGTCCTCCAGCGTGGGCGCCCTCCCGTTGGAGAGAACGCTGTCAATCTCTTTGTGCACCCTCTCTTATCGGAGGAAAACAGGCACCATCAGGCATTTATTCACATGACGGTACaattaaacaaaacacatctcTTTTGTACAAGATGAAATATTCTCAAAGTGTGACGATGCTTCTACTACAACTGACCTTGAATGTTGGGGTAGAGGGCCATGTACAGCATGGCCCAGCGCAGGGTGTTGGTTGTGGTCTCTGTTCCAGCAATTATGAGCTCGCCAACTGAATAGATGAGGTTCTCGTAGGAAAAAGACGAACTAGGGTCTCCTGCATTCTGTTCCAACTCATCCAAATAGGCATCGACATAGTGCCGAGGTGCATGTGGCACCCTGCCCTGAGAGAAAGTCTGTATCACCTGCAGTAAGAAATCATAAACCTCTGCAGCGTTGCGGAACAGCTTCTGGTGTTTTCCAAACGGCACATACTCAATCCACGGGAAGGCGTTGTAGAGAAGGGCCCAGCCGCTCACTGCTAACTCCACATTCTCGCTGAAGATCTCGATCATGTGCTGGAAGTTGTGGTCGTCGTAGGTGAAGCGTTGTCCGAAGATGATCAGGTTGGTGATGTTGGACACGGCGTTGGTCACGAGGTGTTTGGGATTGAAGGGCTTCCCCTTGTGCTTATCGATGGCGTCGACAAAGAACATGCACTCCTCTGAGATCTTCCTCTCGAACAGCCTCTGGCCGCTGCCGAAGTAACGGAAAGAGTTGCACGCCAGTTTGCGGTGTTCAATCCAGCCTTTGCCATATTTACAGTTCAGAAGGCCTATGAATGGTGGAGAAGAAAATACACtcaaaatacagataaaactcctgacaattaaatatttcaactgACGCGTTATTGCGCTGTCGACACAACAAAGTCTTACCGCCCATTTTGGTCATTTTCTTGAATAAAGGCAGCGACGGGCGATCAGCAAACACCTCACTCTGATGGTAGAGACATTCCCTCACACAATCATATCCATTCAACACCACAGTCAGGATGCCTCCCAGGTCAAGACTGAAAATCTGGAGAGAACACAGTGATGTaagtgctgctgcttttgttcttctcacacacacacacacacacacacacacacacacacacacacacacacacacacacacacacacacacacacacacacacacacacatctatattTCACAATTACAGACAAGCTGCAACATTAAGGGCTTTCATGaaccaggaggaggatgagggtaAGTTAAACTTTCTGGACATTTAACAGGACAGTCTCCATCTTTACATcatgtgaaactgtaaaagaaacAATGTTATCAAACTGAACTCTTTGTCCTTAGTGTTTATTCTGAGGAGGGGGCTTCACTTTTTAGGGGAGCCAGATATTCTCCTCCAAGTAAAGGCAAGAGAGAGACCGCCTGATGTAAGGGCGAGCCTCTATTGTTCCTtcttacagtgtgtgtgtgtgtgtgtgtgtgtgtgtgtgtgttacctgtccaTGAACTTCACTCTGCTTCTTGAGGAAGACGTGCGGCTCGGTGGCCAGGGACAGTATGTTTCCTATGACAGGGATGGGAGAGGGACCGGGGGGGAAGCCCGGGGGTCTCCTCTGCTTGAAGAGCTGCCGGACCAGCAGGAAGGCGAGCAGGGCGACGGTCAGGCAAACCCCCCCGAGCAGAGCCTGAGCCCCGGACACCGGCACCAGAGACGTAGACTTGATCGAAACCATCTTTCCCCCACAGAACCGAGCAGCGTCTGTCCCCCTGCAGACTACAGCCCTGCTGACTGCAGCTCTCCCTCACACCAACTGCTGCACATATGTATCATCTTGCACATTTTCTTTCCCCCGCCTCTAAAGCGAAGGTTGGCCAGAAAGTCGGAGTTAACTGTTGCTGAACTTTGTTCTGCACGCGATCAATGATGGGGATCAGTTTTTGGTGCTGGTTGAGTTTTTggttactttagtttttttgggggggggctgggacaccacacacacacacacacacacacacacacacacacacacacacacacacacacacggactaGACATGGGTTGTTGTGAAACTTTAGTGAAAGGTGCGAAACGCAAGTGAAAAGTTTGACTCAGACACAAACTGGTGCAGGAGAATGAGTCAATGCAACAAGTCAGATGATAACCCGCAGACGCACTAATTGGCCTCACAGACTTGTTGCAGGGTgatttaaatatatcatattacacgagtgtgtgtgtgtgtgtgtgtgtgtgtgtgtgtgtgtgtgtgtgtgtgtgtgtgtgtgtgtgtgtgtgtgtgtgtgtgtgtgtgtttgtgtgtgtgggggggtgtctTTTGGAAAGAAAATCCTGCTGCACTGCACACAGAGTCTGGAAGTGGGTTTCCTATAAGAGCAGTACATGGAAAATCCTGCAGCACGTTGGAGTTCAAAAGTTGTCCTGTGGGTTTCAGGTGGATTTTAACACTTGATGTGCTGCTGTTAGAAAAGAACAAGGATGAACAAAGTTCTGTTGGATTCAACATTGCAAAGaaaatcactcacacacaatgtaGAACCAAAACTAATAATTCTAATGAAACTGGtaacaaaggtttattttttgtcattgtttcatGGGATGAAAGTTAAATGAAGATTCTGAGCACAATTTCCTTCTTATACAGTTTTCTAACAGactcatttaaagttaaaaaaatagatataagctaaaaaataaaaactctgtgGGGCTGTGGGTTACTAACCCAAGTTTCTGACCATTCACAGTGAAATACTGTGTATTGCTCGAAGACAAATCGTGATCACATGTACCTGTGTTTCCAGGAAACTTTGAGTTAAAGCagtattacttttttatttttttaacttttatatttCACTGCACATTTAATCTAATGTAATTGCTGGCCTGTGCACTTAAATGTTACATATGCTGCATAAACCATAAACTTTGAGTTAAACAAGTATTTCTGGGAAGCAGAGTTCGGGATAATGTCAGAGACTAAGTCCAATCTCAGTTGACCAAACATAATGCAGATTAGTTTTGAATGAGAAAAACAGAGTATAGATTCATTTAACTGTTACAGAGCTGAGAAGATCAATACGGTCATTTTGCAACAACGTAAGAATCCACTCAAAATGTCGGTTACTAAAAACATGGACTTCTAAATATCACTAACCTTCTAAATGCCCCCAAATAttagtttgatttgtgtttgccGTGTTCAATCGGTGCAGTAGTGAAAGCAGTTATTGTTCAAGGCAGGACAAAGAGAGGCGGTCACACAGTATCTGTTACCAAACAATTCCCAGCTGGGAGAAGACTTATCCTGCAGATAAAACTACTAAGAAAGTACAAAAGTGTAAAATTCAGATGGGAGAGAGACCGACCACCAGCGGTGTGACGGGAGTTCGGAGCAGCAGATGAGCCAAGTATCATGTGGGGTCACTGAACAGGTGAACAGAGCCTCTCTGATAACATGACTGCAGACGCTGGAGAATCCTGTCACACGGTTTTCACCATACATGTAGGCTGCATGGACACGTTAGCATCTGTACACATTCATCTCCCTGTAAACCAACCATACCTACGCTGCTCTCAAAggtaatgtgtttttttgaaaATTGGGATTTTAGCAGCAAGACCTTCAACGCAGAGCTTATATCGTGATTGTAATTTGAAATTTCGGAAATAATCCGACAACCAGCTGAAGAGAAGACGATGGAAAAGTGTTTTTAACAGATGTAGTTtcaatgtgtgtacatgtaaagAGATGATAAATACAGATGGAGCAGGTATTGACAAGGAAAAAACAGAGATAAATAAGTTTGTAAGTAGAATAACTTGATTAAGCCTGTATTGATACAATGATAGTGCAGAACATGCTGGTTCAGAGCCTGATTTCATAAACCACATCTGTTTGTAGGTTACTTCAATATGTAACATGGATATACAAATAATAACTAAATAACAAAAACTCCCAGAGCAATTTTTGTGCAAATTTGAATTTTATGTCACTCAGGTATGA
This genomic interval carries:
- the cyp2r1 gene encoding vitamin D 25-hydroxylase, which encodes MVSIKSTSLVPVSGAQALLGGVCLTVALLAFLLVRQLFKQRRPPGFPPGPSPIPVIGNILSLATEPHVFLKKQSEVHGQIFSLDLGGILTVVLNGYDCVRECLYHQSEVFADRPSLPLFKKMTKMGGLLNCKYGKGWIEHRKLACNSFRYFGSGQRLFERKISEECMFFVDAIDKHKGKPFNPKHLVTNAVSNITNLIIFGQRFTYDDHNFQHMIEIFSENVELAVSGWALLYNAFPWIEYVPFGKHQKLFRNAAEVYDFLLQVIQTFSQGRVPHAPRHYVDAYLDELEQNAGDPSSSFSYENLIYSVGELIIAGTETTTNTLRWAMLYMALYPNIQERVHKEIDSVLSNGRAPTLEDKHRMPFVEAVLHEVLRFCNIVPLGIFRATSQDAKVKGYSIPKGTMVITNLYSVHFDEKYWNDPGVFLPQRFLDSNGNFVKREAFLPFSLGRRHCLGEQLARMEMFLFFTTLLQRFHLQFPPGTVPTLTPKLGMTLQPKPYSICAVRRQQRVPSSGDTPYYK